AACGACGTCATCAGGATCGGCCGCAGCCGCAGCTTGCAGGCTTCGAGGGCGGCCTGGAAGCGGTCGCGGCCCTGGTCCTCGAGCGCGCGGGCGAATTCCACGATCAGGATCGCGTTCTTGCTGGCCAGGCCGATCAGCACCACGAAGCCGATCTGGGTCAGGATGTTGTTGTCCATGCCGCGCAGCATGACGCCGCCGACCGCCGACAGCAGGCACATGGGCACGATCAGGATAATGGCGAAGGGCAAGGTCCAGCTTTCGTACTGGGCGCACAGCGCCAGGAAAACGAACAGCACCGACAGGGCGAAGATCAGCGCGGCGGTGTTGCCGGCCTGGGTCTGCTGGTAGGCCAGGTCGGTCCATTCGAAGCCGATGCCGCTGGGCAGGTGCCTGGCGGCCAGTTCCTCCATCGCCTCGATCGCTTCGCCCGAGCTGAACCCCGGCAGCATGTCGCCGTTGATCTCGGTCGCCTGGTACAGGTTGTAGCGCGGCACCCGGTCCGGGCCGGAGATGTCGCGGAACGTCACCAGCGAGCCCAGCGGCACCATGGCGCCGTCGGCGCTGCGGGCGCGCAGCCGGGCGATGTCCTCCGGCTTGATGCGGAATGGCGCGTCGGCCTGGGCGGTCACCCGGTAGGAGCGGCCGAACAGGTTGAAATCGTTGACATAGGCCGAGCCGAGGAACACCTCCAGCGTCTCGAACACGTTGGCGACCGGCACGTTCAGCATCTGGGCCCGCTCGCGGTCCACATCGATGTAAAGCTGGGGCGTATTGCCGCTGTAGGGCGTGAATACGCCGACCAGCCCCGGCGTCGCGTTGGCCGCCTGGATGATCTCGCCGGTGGCCTGCTCGAGCGCGGCGCGGCCGCGCGCTTCCTTGTCCTGCAGCCGCATGCTGAAGCCGCCGGCGGTGCCGATGCCCTCGACCGGTGGCGGCGGCAGCACCAGGATGAACGCGTCCTCGATCTGCATCAGCCGCTTGCGCAGGTCGGCCTGCACCATGTCGCCGGTCAGCCCCTCGGCGGCGCGCTCGTCGAACGGCGCCATCACCGCGAAGATGGCACCCGCGTTGGAGGCGTTGGTGCGCGTCGCGCCGGAAAAGCCTGCGAAGGTGGCGGTGTGGACGATGCCCCTGGTGCCCAGGATGATTTTCTCGGCGCGCTCGACCACCTCGGCGGTGCGGTCCAGCGAGGCGCCGTCTGGCAGCTGGATCGGCACGATGAAATAGCCCTTGTCCTGCACCGGGATGAAACCGGCCGGAACCTGGCTGAACGCCAGCACGGTAAGGCCGATCAGACCGCCATACAGCAACAGCATGCGCCCGCTCCGCCGCGTCACCGCGGACACCGTCATGCCGTAGCGGTCCGACAGCCAGTCGAAGCCCCGGTTGAAGCGCGCGAAGCTCCATGCCAGCGGCGCCGCGCGGAACGGCCTCTCCGCATGGCCCGCCGTATCGTGCGGCTTCAGCAGCAGCGCGCACAGCGCCGGGCTCAAGGTCAATGAGTTGAACGCCGAGATCGCGGTGGCGACCGCGATGGTCAGCGCGAACTGGCGGTAGAACTGGCCCGAGATGCCCGAGATGAACGCCGTCGGGATGAATACCGCCGCCAGCACCAGCGCTATGGCGACCAGCGCGCCGCCGACCTCGTCCATGGTGCGCCGCGAGGCCTCCTTGGGCGACAGGCCCAGCGCCAGGTTGCGCTCGACGTTCTCGACCACGACGATGGCGTCGTCGACCACGATGCCGACCGCCAGCACCAGCCCGAAAAGCGTCAAATTGTTGATCGAGAAGCCCAGCAGCGCCATCACCGCGAAGGTGCCGATCAACGACACCGGGATTGCGATGATCGGGATCACCGCCGCGCGCCAGCTCTGCAGGAACACCAGCACGACGACAACCACCAGCAACACCGCCTCGAAGATGGTCTTGATCAGCTCGTCGACGGATTCGGCGATGAACTCGGTGGGATTGTAGATGATCCGGTATTCCAGGCCGTTGGGGAAGTTCTTCGACAGCGCCGCCATCTCGTCCTGCACCTTGCGGGCGGTCTCCAGCGCGTTGGCGCCGGGCCGCTGCGACACCGCGAGGACCACGGCCTGCTGGCCGTCGAGGAAGCTGCGGGTGACGTAGTCGCGGGCGCCCAGCTCGACCCTGGCCACGTCCTTGAGGCGCACCAGCTTTCCGTCGGCGCCCGACTTGACGATGATGTTCTGGAACTGGGCCGGCTCGGTCAGACGGCCCTGGAGCTGGACCGACAGCTGGAACGCCTCGGGCGTGCGCACCGGCGGCGCGCCCAGCGTGCCGCCCGCCACCTGGATGTTCTGCTGGCGCATGGCGGCGACCACGTCGCCCGCCGTCATGTCCAGGGTGGAAAGTCGGTCCGGATCCAGCCAGATGCGCATGGAGTAGTCGCGGGCACCGAACATCTGCAGGTCGCCGACGCCGTCGATGCGCGCCAGCGGATCGCGGATCTGCAGCAGGGCGTAGTTGCTGATGTAAAGCTGGTCGTAGGTCGCCTTGGGCGAGAGGAGGTGGATCACCATCATCAGGTCGGGCGAGTTCTTGCGGGTGGTGACGCCCAGCCGGCGCACCTCCTCGGGCAGCCGCGGCTCGGCGATGGCGACCCGGTTCTGAACCAGCACCTGGGCCTGGTCCAGGTCGGTGCCCAGCTTGAAGGTGATGGTCAGGGTCATGCGGCCGTCGCCGGTCGCCTGCGAGTACATGTACATCATGTGCTCGACGCCGTTGATCTCCTGCTCCAGCGTCGTCGCCACCGTGTCTGCGATCACCTGGGCGCTGGCACCGGGATAGGCGGCCGTCACGACGATGGTCGGCGGCGCCACCTCGGGATATTGCGACACCGGCAGCACCGCGTAGGCGATAAGCCCGACGATGACGATGAACAGCGACAGCACGGTCGCGAAGACCGGCCGGTCGATGAAGAAATGGCTGAACTTCATGTGCCGCCGGCCGCCGCCGCACCGAGCTTGTCGATGGCGACCGGTTGCGGCGTCACCTTGCCGCCGGGCCGGGTGCGCTGGAGGCCGCTGACGATGACCAGATCGTCCTTGCCGACGCCGGACCGGACGATGCGCAGTCCGTCCGACAGCGGGCCGAGTTCGACCGGCCGGTAGGCCACGGTGTTGTCCCTGGCGACCACGTAGACGAACTTGCGCGACTGGTCGCTGCCGATGCTGCTGTCGGGCAGCAGGACGGCGTTGTACCTGCCGCTGCCGATCAGCTTCAGCCGGCCGAACATGCCGGGGAGCAGCACGTTGTCCGGGTTGGCGAACACGGCCCGCGCCTGCACGGTGCCGGTCGAGCGGTCGACCCGGTTGTCGACGAAATCCATGTGGCCCTTGTGCGGGAAGCCGTCCTCGTCCTGCAGCGCGACGGCGACCTCGTTGGGTGCGTCGCGTGAACTCGGCCGGCTGCCTTCGCTGGAAAGCCGCGTGTATTTCAGGTAGGCGGCCTCGTCGGCGTCGAAATAGAAGTGGATCGGGTCGAGCGAGACGATGGTGGTCAGCAGCGTCGATTCGGCAGTGCCGCCGCTGATCAGGTTGCCGACGCTGACCTGGTAGCGGCTCACCCGGCCGGCGACCGGCGCGCGCACCTCGGTGAACTCCAGGTTGAGCCTGGCGTCGCGCACCGCCGACTCGGCGACGGTGACGGCGGCCTCGCCGGACCGCTTGGCCTGGCGGCGCTCGTCCAGCACCCGCTCGGAGATGTTGCCGCGGCTGAACAGGGCCTCGGCGCGCTCCAGGTCGCGGCCGGCCAGGTCGAGCTGCGACTTGGCGGACACCAGCTCGGCCTGCGCCCGGTCGACGGCGATGCGGAACGGCCGCTGGTCGATGACGAACAGCAGGGCGCCCTTCTTCACGGTCTCGCCGTCCGCGAAGTTGATCGACGACAGGTAGCCGCTCACCCGGGCGCGCACGTCGACGTCCTCGGTGGCCTGGAACCGGCCGGTGTACTCATCCCACTCCACCGTCTCGCGCACCAGCGGCTTGGCGACGCTGACGGGCGGTGGCGGCGGCGCGCCCGACGTCTCGCCCTCGGCGCCGCAGGCGGCGAGCCACAACGGCAACATGCAGGCAAGGGCGATACGCCGGAGCGATGGGAAGCCGGGCTGACGCTGTTGGCGATATCGCGTGGCGCTCACGGATCGGCTCTCTGGTTGGCTATCCGGCGGGGAATCCTCCGCTACGATGTTGCGCTGCAGAATGACTCGAACCGGCCTGCCAGGAATTGGCATCAGTATAGGTGCGCCGCCTGGGAGGATGTCAAGGCTACCGCGCCGCGCACGTCAGCCGTGCCGTTTCGCACAAGCGAAGGGGATTCGAGTCAACCGGCCGGAATCAGCCGGATCCGGGTGATCTCCGATGGCACGCCCAGACGCTTGGGTGGGCCCCAATAGCCGGTGCCGCGGCTGGTATAGACCCACAGATCGCCGAGTCGGTCCAGGCCGCCGATGAACGGCTGCTGCAGCCGGACGAAATGGTTCCAGGGCCAGAACTGGCCGCCATGGGTATGACCGGACAACTGCAGGTGAAAACCGGCCTCAGCGGCGGCCGCTGCGCTGCGCGGCTGGTGCGCCAGCAGGATACGCGGCAGACCCTCGGGCGCGCCGCGGATGGCGGCGGCCGGATCGCTGCGCTCGGCGGGGTCGAAGTGATGGGCGCTGTAATCCGGTACCCCGGCGATCACCAGCAACGCGCCGTCGTGGTCCAGTACGTTGTGACCGTTCACCAGCACGATCAGGCCCAGCCGCCGCATCTCGGCAGTCCAGGCCGGCGCGCCCGAATAATATTCGTGATTGCCGGTGACGAAGAAGGCGCCGTGC
The window above is part of the Emcibacter sp. SYSU 3D8 genome. Proteins encoded here:
- a CDS encoding efflux RND transporter periplasmic adaptor subunit, with product MSATRYRQQRQPGFPSLRRIALACMLPLWLAACGAEGETSGAPPPPPVSVAKPLVRETVEWDEYTGRFQATEDVDVRARVSGYLSSINFADGETVKKGALLFVIDQRPFRIAVDRAQAELVSAKSQLDLAGRDLERAEALFSRGNISERVLDERRQAKRSGEAAVTVAESAVRDARLNLEFTEVRAPVAGRVSRYQVSVGNLISGGTAESTLLTTIVSLDPIHFYFDADEAAYLKYTRLSSEGSRPSSRDAPNEVAVALQDEDGFPHKGHMDFVDNRVDRSTGTVQARAVFANPDNVLLPGMFGRLKLIGSGRYNAVLLPDSSIGSDQSRKFVYVVARDNTVAYRPVELGPLSDGLRIVRSGVGKDDLVIVSGLQRTRPGGKVTPQPVAIDKLGAAAAGGT
- a CDS encoding multidrug efflux RND transporter permease subunit, coding for MKFSHFFIDRPVFATVLSLFIVIVGLIAYAVLPVSQYPEVAPPTIVVTAAYPGASAQVIADTVATTLEQEINGVEHMMYMYSQATGDGRMTLTITFKLGTDLDQAQVLVQNRVAIAEPRLPEEVRRLGVTTRKNSPDLMMVIHLLSPKATYDQLYISNYALLQIRDPLARIDGVGDLQMFGARDYSMRIWLDPDRLSTLDMTAGDVVAAMRQQNIQVAGGTLGAPPVRTPEAFQLSVQLQGRLTEPAQFQNIIVKSGADGKLVRLKDVARVELGARDYVTRSFLDGQQAVVLAVSQRPGANALETARKVQDEMAALSKNFPNGLEYRIIYNPTEFIAESVDELIKTIFEAVLLVVVVVLVFLQSWRAAVIPIIAIPVSLIGTFAVMALLGFSINNLTLFGLVLAVGIVVDDAIVVVENVERNLALGLSPKEASRRTMDEVGGALVAIALVLAAVFIPTAFISGISGQFYRQFALTIAVATAISAFNSLTLSPALCALLLKPHDTAGHAERPFRAAPLAWSFARFNRGFDWLSDRYGMTVSAVTRRSGRMLLLYGGLIGLTVLAFSQVPAGFIPVQDKGYFIVPIQLPDGASLDRTAEVVERAEKIILGTRGIVHTATFAGFSGATRTNASNAGAIFAVMAPFDERAAEGLTGDMVQADLRKRLMQIEDAFILVLPPPPVEGIGTAGGFSMRLQDKEARGRAALEQATGEIIQAANATPGLVGVFTPYSGNTPQLYIDVDRERAQMLNVPVANVFETLEVFLGSAYVNDFNLFGRSYRVTAQADAPFRIKPEDIARLRARSADGAMVPLGSLVTFRDISGPDRVPRYNLYQATEINGDMLPGFSSGEAIEAMEELAARHLPSGIGFEWTDLAYQQTQAGNTAALIFALSVLFVFLALCAQYESWTLPFAIILIVPMCLLSAVGGVMLRGMDNNILTQIGFVVLIGLASKNAILIVEFARALEDQGRDRFQAALEACKLRLRPILMTSFAFILGVVPLAIASGAGAEMRQALGTAVFFGMLGVTVFGLLFTPVFYVVIRGLAERRALRRTADAGA